One window from the genome of Gadus macrocephalus chromosome 7, ASM3116895v1 encodes:
- the LOC132460705 gene encoding uncharacterized protein LOC132460705 isoform X1 — MDLPCFSSRIMGSSHLICSFIGVVVLLWKPTGFSAASRINVALSGTAIQSTTISDSGKAEHSIDGNTDPVWSHTSCSRTGEEAEPWWRLELPGVYRVSEIQVTNRETDRERLNGIEILIGNSLVNNGNDNSRCAIINDDPGCLTQTVKCWGMEGRFINFYQSFDVADALTFCEVKVYGEPAAPSMSTQVMGRNITLVGTPLCWSDALLYCRDSHWDLLSLLGPEDQEMVDELVARTPFPLTSHLWVGLRRSLSGSSWFWMSGDPMDFSQWDDGSHHPSPCGGVSSVEPSTWRQRSCEEHLNFICFTGPTEGVNKLRFYSSTREDQTRCT, encoded by the exons ATGGACTTACCATGTTTTTCCTCCAGAATAATGGGGTCCAGTCATCTCATCTGTAGTTTCATTG GTGTCGTGGTCCTCCTGTGGAAGCCGACCGGTTTTTCAG CTGCATCCCGCATTAACGTGGCGTTGAGCGGCACGGCTATTCAGTCTACAACCATCTCAGACAGCGGGAAGGCTGAACACTCCATTGATGGGAACACCGACCCTGTGTGGTCGCACACCAGCTGCAGCCGTACCGGGGAAGAGGCTGAACCATGGTGGAGGCTGGAGCTGCCTGGTGTGTACCGGGTGTCAGAGATCCAGGTCACTAATAGGGAGACCGATAGGGAGAGGCTGAACGGCATTGAAATACTCATCGGGAATTCGCTGGTGAACAACGGAAACGACAACTCAAG GTGTGCCATAATCAACGATGACCCAGGCTGCTTGACTCAGACTGTCAAGTGTTGGGGAATGGAAGGAAGGTTCATCAACTTCTACCAGTCCTTTGATGTAGCAGACGCTTTGACGTTTTGTGAGGTCAAAGTGTACGGAG AGCCTGCTGCACCCTCCATGAGCACTCAGGTGATGGGGAGGAACATCACTCTGGTGGGGACGCCGCTGTGCTGGTCAGACGCCCTGCTCTACTGCAGAGACTCTCACTGGGACCTGCTAAGCCTCTTGGGCCCAGAAGACCAGGAGATGGTTGATGAGCTGGTGGCTCGCACCCCCTTCCCACTCACCAGCCACCTCTGGGTGGGCCTGCGCAG GTCCCTCTCAGGAAGCTCCTGGTTTTGGATGTCCGGTGACCCGATGGACTTCAGCCAATGGGACGACGGCTCACAccatccctccccctgtggGGGCGTGTCCAGCGTGGAACCTTCCACATGGAGGCAACGCTCCTGTGAAGAACATCTTAACTTCATCTGTTTCACAG GTCCAACAGAAGGAGTGAATAAGTTGCGCTTCTATAGTTCCACAAGAGAGGATCAAACTCGCTGCACCTAA
- the LOC132460705 gene encoding uncharacterized protein LOC132460705 isoform X2 produces the protein MGSSHLICSFIGVVVLLWKPTGFSAASRINVALSGTAIQSTTISDSGKAEHSIDGNTDPVWSHTSCSRTGEEAEPWWRLELPGVYRVSEIQVTNRETDRERLNGIEILIGNSLVNNGNDNSRCAIINDDPGCLTQTVKCWGMEGRFINFYQSFDVADALTFCEVKVYGEPAAPSMSTQVMGRNITLVGTPLCWSDALLYCRDSHWDLLSLLGPEDQEMVDELVARTPFPLTSHLWVGLRRSLSGSSWFWMSGDPMDFSQWDDGSHHPSPCGGVSSVEPSTWRQRSCEEHLNFICFTGPTEGVNKLRFYSSTREDQTRCT, from the exons ATGGGGTCCAGTCATCTCATCTGTAGTTTCATTG GTGTCGTGGTCCTCCTGTGGAAGCCGACCGGTTTTTCAG CTGCATCCCGCATTAACGTGGCGTTGAGCGGCACGGCTATTCAGTCTACAACCATCTCAGACAGCGGGAAGGCTGAACACTCCATTGATGGGAACACCGACCCTGTGTGGTCGCACACCAGCTGCAGCCGTACCGGGGAAGAGGCTGAACCATGGTGGAGGCTGGAGCTGCCTGGTGTGTACCGGGTGTCAGAGATCCAGGTCACTAATAGGGAGACCGATAGGGAGAGGCTGAACGGCATTGAAATACTCATCGGGAATTCGCTGGTGAACAACGGAAACGACAACTCAAG GTGTGCCATAATCAACGATGACCCAGGCTGCTTGACTCAGACTGTCAAGTGTTGGGGAATGGAAGGAAGGTTCATCAACTTCTACCAGTCCTTTGATGTAGCAGACGCTTTGACGTTTTGTGAGGTCAAAGTGTACGGAG AGCCTGCTGCACCCTCCATGAGCACTCAGGTGATGGGGAGGAACATCACTCTGGTGGGGACGCCGCTGTGCTGGTCAGACGCCCTGCTCTACTGCAGAGACTCTCACTGGGACCTGCTAAGCCTCTTGGGCCCAGAAGACCAGGAGATGGTTGATGAGCTGGTGGCTCGCACCCCCTTCCCACTCACCAGCCACCTCTGGGTGGGCCTGCGCAG GTCCCTCTCAGGAAGCTCCTGGTTTTGGATGTCCGGTGACCCGATGGACTTCAGCCAATGGGACGACGGCTCACAccatccctccccctgtggGGGCGTGTCCAGCGTGGAACCTTCCACATGGAGGCAACGCTCCTGTGAAGAACATCTTAACTTCATCTGTTTCACAG GTCCAACAGAAGGAGTGAATAAGTTGCGCTTCTATAGTTCCACAAGAGAGGATCAAACTCGCTGCACCTAA